The following are encoded together in the Arcticibacterium luteifluviistationis genome:
- the htpG gene encoding molecular chaperone HtpG has protein sequence MSTEKGSISINTENIFPIIKKFLYSDNEIFLRELVSNAVDATQKIKKLASMGKFDGELGDLKIKVAVDKEAKTITISDRGLGMSAEEVKKYINQIAFSGAKDFLEKYKDVDDKNPIIGQFGLGFYSAYMVAKEVEIHTKSYQDAPAVKWLCDGTTEYEISDIEKTERGTDIILHVAEDSEEFLEEARIETILNKYGKFLPVEIEFKEEVINNPAPIWIKAPSDLKDEDYIAFYKELYPAGEDPLFWIHLNVDYPFNLTGVLYFPKIKQDFQLSREGIQLYSRQVFITDNVKDIVPEFLQLLHGVIDSPDIPLNVSRSYLQADGNVKKINSHITKKVADKLGELFNNDRKAFEEKWDSIGLFVKYGIISDDKFYDRAQNFLLFKNTENEYFTPEEYKTKVEALQKDKDENTIILYTSDAEKQDAFIKGAKKREFDVIVLNDVLDPHFINTMEQKLEKVSFKRVDGDSLDKLVDKGLTSESVLGEKEKEKVEGLFKELAGNNVVQIEALPADDAPVSIVQPEFMRRYMDMSKLNGQAGMMGNMPTMYNLVVNGNSPIIAKMLKMKGEDRRQTYAKQLHDLALLSQGMLSGGNLTDFVNRTFEEMA, from the coding sequence ATGTCAACTGAAAAAGGTAGTATTTCCATTAATACGGAAAACATCTTCCCGATAATCAAGAAGTTTTTATACTCTGACAATGAAATTTTCTTAAGAGAATTAGTTTCTAATGCGGTAGACGCCACTCAAAAAATCAAAAAACTTGCTTCAATGGGCAAATTTGATGGTGAGTTGGGAGATTTAAAAATTAAAGTAGCGGTAGACAAAGAAGCTAAAACCATCACTATTTCTGACAGAGGTTTAGGAATGAGTGCTGAAGAGGTGAAAAAGTACATTAACCAAATAGCCTTTTCTGGTGCTAAAGACTTCTTAGAAAAATATAAAGATGTAGATGATAAGAACCCGATAATTGGTCAATTTGGACTTGGTTTTTACTCAGCCTACATGGTGGCTAAAGAGGTAGAGATTCATACAAAATCTTACCAAGACGCTCCTGCCGTAAAATGGCTATGCGACGGAACTACGGAATATGAAATTTCTGATATTGAAAAAACAGAAAGAGGTACAGACATTATTCTTCATGTAGCAGAAGACTCTGAAGAGTTTTTAGAAGAAGCTAGAATTGAAACCATCCTTAATAAGTATGGTAAATTCTTACCTGTAGAAATTGAGTTTAAAGAAGAGGTTATCAACAACCCTGCTCCAATCTGGATTAAAGCACCTTCTGACCTTAAAGATGAAGATTACATAGCTTTTTACAAAGAGCTTTACCCTGCTGGTGAAGACCCACTTTTCTGGATTCATTTAAATGTAGATTACCCTTTCAATTTGACAGGTGTACTTTACTTCCCGAAAATCAAGCAAGATTTCCAACTAAGCAGAGAAGGTATTCAGCTATATAGTCGTCAAGTATTCATCACGGATAATGTAAAAGACATTGTTCCTGAATTCTTACAGTTACTTCACGGTGTAATTGACTCTCCAGATATTCCGTTAAACGTATCTAGAAGTTATCTTCAAGCTGACGGAAACGTTAAGAAAATCAATAGCCATATCACTAAAAAAGTAGCTGATAAACTTGGCGAGCTTTTCAATAATGACCGTAAGGCTTTTGAAGAGAAATGGGATAGCATTGGCCTTTTTGTGAAATACGGAATTATCTCTGATGATAAATTCTACGATAGAGCTCAAAACTTCTTGTTGTTCAAAAACACAGAGAATGAGTACTTCACTCCGGAAGAATACAAAACGAAAGTAGAGGCTCTTCAAAAAGACAAAGACGAGAACACGATTATTCTTTATACTTCCGATGCTGAAAAGCAAGATGCTTTCATCAAAGGAGCAAAGAAGCGTGAGTTTGACGTAATAGTTCTTAATGATGTGCTTGACCCTCACTTCATAAACACCATGGAGCAAAAACTTGAAAAAGTTAGCTTCAAACGTGTGGATGGAGATTCTTTAGACAAACTAGTGGACAAAGGTTTAACGTCTGAGTCTGTTTTAGGAGAAAAAGAAAAGGAAAAAGTAGAAGGTCTTTTCAAAGAATTGGCTGGAAACAACGTGGTTCAGATAGAGGCTCTTCCTGCTGACGATGCTCCTGTGAGCATAGTACAGCCTGAGTTTATGCGTAGATACATGGACATGAGCAAGCTTAATGGCCAAGCTGGCATGATGGGTAATATGCCAACCATGTACAATTTGGTAGTAAACGGAAACAGTCCAATTATAGCGAAGATGCTTAAGATGAAAGGTGAAGACAGAAGACAGACCTACGCAAAACAATTGCACGATTTAGCTCTTCTTTCTCAAGGCATGCTTTCAGGTGGTAACTTGACGGACTTTGTGAATAGAACTTTTGAAGAGATGGCTTAA
- a CDS encoding lasso RiPP family leader peptide-containing protein gives MLKKLSKKKYKKPVVTKLGTVKNLTLKTGSVSDFGSNQFQP, from the coding sequence ATGTTAAAAAAGCTTTCAAAGAAAAAATATAAGAAACCAGTTGTTACAAAACTAGGTACTGTTAAGAACTTGACGCTTAAAACGGGCTCTGTATCGGACTTTGGTTCAAACCAATTCCAACCTTAA
- the cysM gene encoding cysteine synthase CysM: MATIIDLVGNTPLVELKRLNPHYKNSDNPKVKIYAKLEGDNPGGSVKDRAALNMIQSALERGDIKPGDKLIEATSGNTGIALAMIACQYDLKIELVMPKNSTVERAKTMEAYGAKVTLLDGIETCRDYADEKGKEDGYFQFNQFANPDNYLAHYKTTGPEIWRDSDGKITHFVSAMGTTGTIMGTSMYLKEQNANIQIVGCQPTEGSSIPGIRRWPKEYLPKIFDESRVDRVFDISTEIAAKTARDLAKVESIFSGMSSGGAASAAIKLAGELEHGNIVFIVCDRGDRYLSSDLYS, encoded by the coding sequence ATGGCTACCATAATAGATTTAGTAGGAAATACTCCTTTAGTAGAGCTGAAAAGGCTCAACCCACATTATAAAAACAGTGATAACCCTAAGGTTAAGATTTACGCTAAATTAGAAGGCGATAATCCTGGAGGTTCTGTAAAAGATAGAGCGGCTTTAAATATGATTCAGTCTGCTTTAGAAAGAGGGGATATCAAGCCGGGAGATAAGTTGATAGAAGCCACCAGTGGCAATACGGGCATAGCCTTAGCTATGATAGCTTGTCAATATGACTTGAAAATAGAACTGGTAATGCCGAAGAACAGTACGGTAGAACGTGCCAAAACGATGGAAGCTTACGGAGCAAAAGTAACGCTACTAGACGGTATAGAAACATGCCGAGACTATGCCGATGAAAAAGGCAAAGAGGATGGCTATTTTCAGTTTAACCAGTTTGCCAACCCTGATAATTACCTAGCACATTATAAAACTACGGGGCCTGAGATTTGGAGGGATTCAGATGGTAAGATTACTCATTTTGTGAGTGCTATGGGTACCACAGGTACTATTATGGGTACTTCGATGTATTTAAAAGAGCAAAACGCTAATATTCAAATAGTAGGTTGTCAACCAACCGAGGGTTCTTCTATTCCTGGAATTAGACGCTGGCCTAAGGAATATTTGCCAAAAATATTTGACGAGTCGCGTGTCGATAGAGTTTTTGATATTTCTACAGAAATAGCTGCTAAAACAGCTAGAGACTTAGCAAAAGTAGAATCTATTTTTTCTGGAATGAGCAGTGGAGGTGCGGCCTCAGCGGCAATTAAATTAGCTGGAGAATTAGAGCACGGCAATATCGTTTTCATAGTTTGTGACCGTGGAGACCGTTATTTGAGCAGCGATTTGTATAGCTGA
- the epsC gene encoding serine O-acetyltransferase EpsC, whose protein sequence is MEKQFLQHIYEKHQKTEAVPQTKKIGEWATEVFHLLFPEQAKDFFPSVDEIEGEIWNLGNELKIMLNATDKCKDCDNDERATLFKESLPELFRLLSADVKAIMAGDPAATSEFEIIRAYPGFHAISFYRLAHLLLKMDIPLIPRILTEFSHSKTGIDIHPGAQIGENFFIDHGSGIVIGGTSIIGENVKIYQGVTLGALSVDKALANVKRHPTVEDGTVIYANATILGGQTVIGANSIIGGNVWLTKSVPANSIVYHKPEIEVKERELA, encoded by the coding sequence ATGGAAAAGCAGTTTTTGCAACATATCTACGAAAAGCATCAAAAGACTGAAGCTGTGCCACAAACCAAAAAAATAGGGGAGTGGGCTACTGAGGTTTTTCATCTTTTATTTCCAGAGCAGGCTAAAGATTTTTTCCCTAGTGTAGACGAGATAGAGGGTGAAATCTGGAACTTGGGAAATGAGTTAAAAATCATGTTGAATGCGACAGATAAATGCAAAGATTGTGACAACGACGAAAGAGCAACGCTTTTCAAAGAGTCGCTTCCAGAGCTTTTTAGGCTATTAAGTGCCGACGTAAAGGCTATAATGGCAGGTGACCCTGCCGCTACTAGCGAGTTTGAAATTATTAGAGCATATCCGGGTTTTCATGCCATTTCATTTTACAGGTTGGCTCATTTACTTTTAAAAATGGACATCCCATTAATTCCTAGAATATTGACAGAGTTTTCACACTCTAAAACCGGAATTGATATACACCCAGGTGCACAGATAGGAGAAAATTTCTTCATTGACCATGGCTCAGGAATAGTGATTGGCGGAACGTCTATCATTGGCGAAAACGTGAAAATTTATCAAGGGGTAACTTTGGGAGCACTAAGTGTAGATAAAGCTTTGGCAAATGTAAAAAGACATCCTACGGTAGAAGACGGAACCGTGATTTATGCCAATGCCACCATACTGGGAGGGCAAACGGTCATTGGTGCTAATAGCATTATCGGTGGTAATGTTTGGCTCACCAAAAGTGTCCCTGCCAATAGCATAGTGTATCACAAACCAGAAATAGAAGTTAAAGAAAGAGAATTAGCATAA
- a CDS encoding type II toxin-antitoxin system HigB family toxin gives MFNIINRRTILHYCTMYLKAKNALLEWYHEVKSAEFESFQELKQSYGSASIVGDDRVVFNLMGNQFRLVVRFVFPFKTVQIKWFGTHKEYDKIDVTTIKFKKK, from the coding sequence ATGTTTAATATTATAAATAGAAGAACCATTTTGCACTACTGCACCATGTACCTTAAAGCAAAAAATGCTTTGCTAGAATGGTATCATGAAGTAAAGAGTGCCGAATTTGAAAGTTTCCAAGAACTAAAACAGAGCTATGGAAGTGCAAGTATAGTGGGAGACGACAGAGTAGTATTTAACCTAATGGGGAATCAATTTAGGTTAGTGGTAAGATTTGTATTTCCATTTAAAACAGTTCAAATTAAATGGTTTGGAACACATAAGGAATACGACAAGATTGATGTGACAACTATTAAATTCAAGAAAAAATGA
- a CDS encoding helix-turn-helix domain-containing protein produces the protein MKSITLKPIRTEDEYEVFLEFVDEQFDKKVTKNSPEGDVLEMALLLIKDYEDKHYAIPYPDPIEAIKGKMADEGIKSKDLIGLVGSKSYISAILNRKKPLTLKIARIFHEKLGIPAEVLLG, from the coding sequence ATGAAAAGCATAACTTTAAAACCTATTCGCACAGAGGATGAATATGAAGTTTTTTTAGAGTTTGTCGATGAACAATTTGACAAAAAAGTAACTAAAAACTCACCAGAGGGTGATGTTTTAGAAATGGCTTTACTTCTAATCAAGGATTACGAGGATAAGCATTATGCTATTCCGTACCCTGACCCTATTGAAGCCATTAAGGGAAAAATGGCGGACGAGGGCATTAAGAGTAAAGACCTCATTGGTCTTGTAGGTAGCAAAAGCTACATTTCAGCTATTCTAAACAGGAAGAAACCCTTAACATTAAAGATTGCACGAATTTTCCATGAAAAATTGGGTATTCCTGCTGAGGTTTTACTTGGGTAG
- a CDS encoding TonB-dependent receptor has product MRFQAILLLLFCQHIATAQTPTDSTQNLNQVTVTAFEAQRNISEVAAPVHVIDAKSIERFDNNGILPILNQYPGIRMEERSPGSYRISIRGSSVRSPFGVRNVKVYWNEIPFTDANGDSYFNLLDINSLGSMEILKGPSASIYGAGMGGVILLDGKAAQVADKKRNKLELKTHFGSFNTQNRSLSFSSASEKANTYLGYSHARTDGYRDHSKMRRDVLNYRTSLYLTDKYTLHLNSFYSDLYYQTPGGLNLDQKNENPTWARQATNFTPSSEEQKAAIYQKMFSLGVSQEVKFNDRFTSTISLFGNATKLQNPFITNFEKRNQKSVGVRNKNVFILSENRIKTKAVLGLEYQKTSSDFEVYDNNGGQTGDVQFIESIDAFQGSVFGQLEAELPSKVFLTAGLSFNKQSYDYDREGGLKITSESSGVPIMPRFSILKAFTPSLSIFGSIGRGFSPPTVQEFVTIFHPLADIAKLNAETGTNYEIGIKGSKSGLTYQVNAYSLQLNNAIIRGSIDDEDVFANAGKASQKGLELLLDYEKSIATNSTLHLLFSADLKDYEYLEFSDNENIFDGNLIPSVPKKTFNFSVDYAHSSGIFWNNNLNYTDKIPLNNANTVYSEEYFLLNSRIGWQKKIDSWHLKLYAGGENLLDQDYSLGNDINAFGSRYYNPSPKRNWNGGVSLALSF; this is encoded by the coding sequence ATGAGATTTCAAGCTATACTTCTATTATTATTCTGTCAACATATTGCCACGGCTCAAACTCCTACCGATAGCACGCAAAACTTAAATCAAGTAACTGTAACCGCTTTTGAGGCTCAGCGAAATATTAGTGAAGTGGCTGCTCCAGTGCATGTGATAGATGCCAAAAGCATTGAACGTTTTGATAATAATGGCATACTACCTATTCTGAACCAATACCCAGGTATAAGAATGGAAGAACGCTCGCCAGGTAGCTATAGAATCTCCATTCGTGGTAGCTCTGTTCGTTCTCCCTTTGGCGTTAGAAATGTAAAAGTATATTGGAATGAAATTCCATTTACTGACGCCAACGGCGACTCCTATTTCAACCTTCTTGACATAAACAGCCTTGGCAGCATGGAAATCCTAAAGGGACCATCAGCCAGTATTTATGGAGCTGGAATGGGCGGTGTTATCTTACTCGATGGCAAAGCTGCTCAAGTGGCAGACAAAAAAAGAAATAAACTGGAGCTCAAAACTCATTTTGGCTCATTTAACACCCAGAACAGAAGCCTTAGTTTTAGTTCTGCCTCTGAAAAGGCAAATACTTATTTAGGATACTCGCATGCACGTACTGACGGCTACCGAGACCATTCCAAAATGCGAAGAGATGTATTAAATTATAGAACCAGCTTATACCTGACAGACAAATACACCTTACATCTAAATAGCTTTTATTCTGATTTGTACTACCAAACACCAGGAGGGCTAAACTTAGATCAAAAGAACGAAAACCCTACATGGGCAAGACAAGCGACAAACTTCACACCGAGTTCTGAAGAACAAAAAGCTGCCATTTATCAAAAAATGTTTTCACTAGGAGTTTCTCAAGAAGTAAAATTCAACGACAGGTTTACCTCTACTATTTCCTTATTTGGTAATGCTACCAAACTTCAGAACCCCTTCATTACTAATTTTGAAAAGCGAAATCAAAAGTCAGTTGGAGTTCGCAACAAAAACGTTTTTATTCTTTCCGAAAACAGAATTAAAACAAAGGCTGTACTAGGTTTAGAGTATCAAAAAACTTCGTCTGACTTTGAAGTATATGATAATAATGGAGGACAAACAGGCGACGTACAATTTATAGAGTCGATAGATGCGTTTCAAGGTTCTGTTTTTGGACAATTAGAAGCTGAATTACCTTCAAAAGTATTCCTAACGGCAGGTTTAAGTTTCAATAAACAAAGCTATGATTATGACCGTGAAGGTGGTTTGAAAATAACTAGTGAGTCAAGCGGTGTTCCTATAATGCCTAGATTCTCTATTCTAAAGGCCTTCACACCTTCTTTATCCATTTTTGGAAGCATTGGTAGAGGTTTTTCCCCACCTACCGTGCAGGAGTTTGTAACCATTTTCCACCCATTAGCTGACATAGCCAAACTTAATGCCGAAACAGGTACCAACTATGAAATAGGTATCAAGGGCTCTAAAAGTGGTTTAACTTACCAAGTTAATGCCTATTCGCTTCAGTTAAATAATGCCATAATTAGAGGAAGTATTGATGATGAAGATGTATTTGCGAATGCTGGAAAAGCTAGCCAAAAAGGTTTAGAGCTATTACTCGATTATGAAAAGAGTATTGCCACCAACTCGACCTTACACCTACTATTCTCTGCCGATTTAAAAGATTATGAATATTTAGAATTCTCTGATAATGAGAACATTTTTGACGGAAATCTTATTCCTTCTGTTCCTAAAAAGACTTTTAATTTCTCTGTAGACTATGCTCATTCTTCTGGAATATTTTGGAATAATAACCTAAACTACACTGATAAAATCCCGCTGAATAATGCGAATACAGTTTATTCGGAAGAATATTTCTTACTTAACTCAAGAATTGGCTGGCAAAAGAAGATTGACAGCTGGCATTTGAAACTTTACGCTGGTGGAGAAAATTTGTTAGACCAAGATTATAGTTTAGGAAATGACATCAATGCTTTTGGAAGCAGATATTATAATCCTTCTCCTAAAAGAAACTGGAATGGTGGTGTCTCCCTTGCTCTTAGCTTCTAG
- a CDS encoding glutamine--tRNA ligase/YqeY domain fusion protein: MANEEKEKSLNFIEEIVENDLSSGKHKSILTRFPPEPNGYLHIGHAKSICLNFGLAESYGGKTNLRFDDTNPVTEDTEYVDSIKEDVKWLGFDWASEHYASDYFDTLYEYAEKLINLGLAYVDDSNSEELAAQKGTPTTPGTNSPFRDRSIEENLTLFREMREGKHEEGSKALRAKIDMASTNMLMRDPIIYRIKFAKHHRTGDKWCIYPMYDLAHGQSDSIEEITHSVCTLEFVAHRELYDWFIAKLEIFPSKQYEFARLNLGYTLMSKRKLRLLVEENHVNGWDDPRMPTISGLRRRGYTPKSIRDFCDRIGIAKRDNMIDASLLEFFIKDHLNKISSRVMAVTDPLKVTITNFPEGQTEDCEIDNNPEDENSGSRMVPFDREIFIEKSDFLEEAPKKYFRLKPGGVVRLKGAYIIQCDDIVKDENGEVIELKCSFIENSKSGQDTSGVKCKGVIHWVSQKNNVPLELRVYDRLFKEEDVAGYDGDFRDILNENSLEVLKAYGEPSLKDAKLDDKFQFIRKGYYVLDKDSTENQIIFNQTVGMRDSWKKN; this comes from the coding sequence ATGGCAAACGAGGAAAAAGAAAAAAGCTTAAACTTTATTGAGGAGATAGTTGAAAACGACTTATCCTCCGGTAAACACAAATCTATACTAACCAGGTTTCCACCTGAGCCTAATGGCTATTTACATATTGGCCATGCAAAATCTATTTGTTTAAACTTTGGTTTGGCTGAGTCATATGGCGGAAAAACCAATTTACGTTTTGATGACACTAATCCAGTGACGGAAGACACCGAATACGTAGATTCTATAAAAGAGGACGTAAAATGGTTGGGCTTTGACTGGGCTAGTGAGCATTATGCTTCAGATTATTTTGACACACTTTATGAGTATGCCGAAAAACTGATAAACCTAGGACTAGCTTATGTAGACGACAGTAACTCAGAAGAGCTTGCTGCTCAAAAAGGAACACCAACTACCCCTGGAACTAACAGTCCGTTTAGGGATAGAAGTATAGAAGAAAACCTTACGCTTTTCAGAGAAATGCGTGAAGGAAAACATGAGGAAGGTAGTAAAGCATTGAGAGCCAAAATTGACATGGCCTCTACCAACATGCTTATGCGTGACCCAATCATCTACAGAATAAAATTTGCGAAGCATCACCGTACTGGCGACAAATGGTGCATCTATCCTATGTATGATTTGGCTCATGGCCAGTCAGACTCCATAGAAGAAATAACCCACTCTGTATGTACGCTGGAGTTTGTAGCTCACAGAGAATTGTACGATTGGTTTATTGCCAAATTAGAAATATTCCCTTCAAAACAGTACGAGTTTGCTCGTTTAAATCTTGGCTATACCTTAATGAGCAAGCGTAAGCTTAGACTTTTGGTAGAAGAAAACCATGTCAATGGTTGGGACGACCCAAGAATGCCTACTATTTCTGGACTAAGAAGAAGAGGATACACACCAAAATCAATTAGAGATTTCTGCGATAGAATAGGAATAGCAAAACGCGACAACATGATTGACGCTAGTTTGTTAGAGTTCTTTATCAAAGATCATCTAAACAAAATCTCTTCTAGAGTGATGGCGGTAACTGACCCATTAAAAGTTACCATTACTAATTTCCCTGAAGGTCAAACGGAAGATTGCGAAATTGACAATAATCCTGAAGATGAAAACAGCGGGAGCCGAATGGTGCCTTTCGACAGAGAGATTTTCATTGAAAAATCAGATTTCTTAGAAGAAGCTCCTAAAAAATATTTCCGCTTAAAACCAGGTGGAGTAGTAAGACTTAAAGGAGCCTACATTATTCAGTGCGACGACATTGTTAAAGATGAAAACGGCGAAGTAATAGAGCTAAAATGTAGCTTTATAGAAAACAGTAAAAGTGGACAAGACACTTCTGGTGTAAAATGCAAAGGCGTAATACACTGGGTAAGTCAGAAAAACAACGTGCCATTAGAACTTCGCGTTTACGATAGACTTTTCAAAGAAGAAGATGTGGCAGGTTATGATGGTGACTTTAGAGACATTCTTAACGAAAACTCTTTAGAAGTATTAAAAGCCTACGGCGAGCCAAGTTTGAAAGACGCTAAGCTTGATGATAAATTTCAATTTATACGTAAGGGTTATTATGTACTGGACAAAGACAGCACAGAAAACCAGATAATTTTCAATCAGACTGTAGGCATGAGAGACAGCTGGAAAAAGAACTAG
- a CDS encoding IMPACT family protein: MSISDTYFTISKPSVSLFKDKGSKFYGFAFPVADEDDVKFHLDEAKKLHPKARHHCFAYRLGINDDNFRAYDDGEPSGSAGKPILNVLLSQNLRNVFIVVVRYFGGTLLGVPGLINAYKMASIEALDEVKLEERTINESLQLSFNIQYMNEVMRIIKKYELNILSQDYTDKYILTIEVRLSLLEEVKEAVLDLRFVELESSEV, translated from the coding sequence ATGTCTATTTCTGATACGTATTTCACTATTTCTAAACCATCGGTAAGTTTATTTAAAGATAAGGGAAGTAAGTTCTATGGTTTTGCATTCCCGGTGGCTGACGAAGACGATGTTAAATTCCATTTAGATGAGGCTAAAAAACTTCATCCTAAAGCACGGCATCATTGTTTTGCGTACCGCTTAGGAATCAATGATGACAATTTTAGGGCTTATGATGATGGAGAGCCTTCGGGTTCGGCAGGCAAGCCAATATTGAATGTTTTGCTGTCGCAAAACTTAAGAAATGTGTTTATAGTGGTGGTTAGGTATTTTGGCGGAACGCTTTTAGGGGTGCCAGGACTTATCAATGCGTACAAAATGGCGAGCATAGAAGCTTTGGACGAAGTCAAACTAGAAGAAAGAACTATAAACGAGTCACTTCAACTTTCTTTTAATATTCAATACATGAATGAGGTGATGCGGATAATTAAGAAGTATGAGTTGAATATTTTATCGCAAGACTATACGGATAAATACATTTTGACCATTGAGGTGAGGCTTTCTCTATTAGAGGAAGTAAAAGAGGCGGTTTTGGATTTAAGGTTTGTGGAATTAGAGTCTTCAGAAGTTTAA